The proteins below come from a single Salinilacihabitans rarus genomic window:
- the nrfD gene encoding NrfD/PsrC family molybdoenzyme membrane anchor subunit, translated as MSTDARAEAGVLVPRFGSRGKAWVGLLAVLVLVGLGAWIYQLQQGLAVTGMDNVFSWGLYIMLFVFFIGLSAGGLIISSAPKFFHSKRYDSLAALGVLLSLGCIVVAGLLILPDLGRPSRITGFLTSPDFRSPMVWDFAIVVLYGLFSAGYLWLLTRRDLAKMGSRLAFGVEDTPEGRERDRKRAFWAAAVAIPLAIALHSVTGWIFATQIGRGDWFNPLVAPMFIMKALVSGLALLLVTAILADRLTRFRLPEALVPELGKVLGVFVAVHVVYLVAAERLPHAWAAHFDFWSITSAFLVGDTVHFWLWTVVGGAIPIALLAVPSLRRNVGAVFAASVAAIVGILFEGVYLVFTGYTDLNIDAAPGVTTGTDYTGFGADIWATAGSYTPTVVELAVTVGIVALGALLVTLGLRFLPLQPGGGTPLGVGSEERPGADADPAVADGGRGVESGEGDPSS; from the coding sequence ATGAGCACCGACGCGAGAGCGGAGGCCGGCGTCCTCGTCCCGCGGTTCGGCAGCCGCGGGAAAGCGTGGGTCGGCCTGCTGGCCGTTCTGGTGCTCGTCGGGCTGGGGGCGTGGATCTACCAGCTCCAGCAGGGGCTGGCGGTCACGGGCATGGACAACGTCTTCTCGTGGGGGCTGTACATCATGCTGTTCGTCTTCTTCATCGGCCTCTCGGCCGGCGGACTGATCATCTCGAGCGCGCCGAAGTTCTTCCACTCGAAACGCTACGACAGTCTCGCCGCGCTCGGGGTTCTCCTGAGTCTGGGCTGTATCGTCGTTGCCGGCTTGTTGATTCTGCCCGACCTGGGGCGGCCGAGCCGGATCACCGGCTTCCTGACGTCGCCGGATTTCCGCTCGCCGATGGTCTGGGACTTCGCGATCGTCGTCCTCTACGGGCTCTTTAGCGCCGGCTACCTCTGGTTGCTGACCCGGCGCGATCTGGCGAAGATGGGCTCGCGGCTCGCCTTCGGCGTCGAGGACACGCCCGAGGGTCGTGAACGCGACCGCAAGCGGGCGTTCTGGGCGGCGGCGGTCGCGATCCCGCTGGCGATCGCGCTGCACTCGGTGACGGGGTGGATCTTCGCGACGCAGATCGGGCGTGGCGACTGGTTCAACCCGCTGGTGGCGCCGATGTTCATCATGAAGGCGCTGGTCTCCGGGCTGGCGCTGCTGCTGGTGACCGCCATCCTCGCGGATCGGCTCACCCGCTTCCGCCTGCCCGAGGCGCTCGTCCCCGAGTTGGGCAAGGTGCTGGGCGTGTTCGTGGCAGTGCACGTCGTCTATCTGGTGGCGGCCGAGCGGTTGCCCCACGCGTGGGCGGCGCACTTCGACTTCTGGTCGATCACGAGCGCGTTCCTCGTCGGGGACACGGTCCACTTCTGGCTGTGGACGGTCGTCGGCGGCGCCATCCCGATCGCACTGCTCGCCGTTCCCTCCTTGCGGCGCAACGTCGGGGCGGTGTTCGCCGCGAGCGTGGCGGCGATCGTAGGCATCCTCTTCGAGGGCGTCTACCTCGTCTTCACCGGCTACACCGACCTGAACATCGACGCCGCCCCCGGCGTGACCACCGGCACCGACTACACGGGGTTCGGCGCCGACATCTGGGCGACCGCCGGCAGCTACACGCCGACGGTCGTCGAACTCGCCGTCACCGTCGGCATCGTCGCTCTCGGCGCGTTGCTGGTCACCCTCGGCCTGCGCTTCCTGCCGCTGCAACCCGGCGGCGGCACCCCGCTCGGCGTCGGCAGTGAGGAGCGTCCCGGGGCCGACGCGGACCCGGCGGTCGCCGACGGCGGCCGGGGCGTCGAATCGGGCGAGGGGGACCCCTCGTCGTGA